TGGGTATAGTTTTCCCTATAGTTTTTCATCAATTTGGTCTGGGCGGTCGAATATTTCTTCCCATGCACATTCCGGTCTTGCTGGCCGGAAGTATCTGCGGCATCTCCTCGGGTTTACTGGTCGGTATTATTTGCCCCGGCTTATCGTTTTTGCTGACGGGAATGCCGCCTTCGTATGCCGTCCCTCTTATGACGGCCGAACTTGGATTTATCGGAATAACGGCCGGACTAATTTTTCACAAGTTTAAACTCAATATCTATATCGCTTTGATAGCGGCCTTGATCGTCGGTCGTCTTGGGTTCGCTCTGGCTCTGTTGGGACTGAGCCTTTTTCTTGATATGCCTTACGGACTCCCGGAATATTTCGGGGGAGCGGTAATCACCGGCATTCCCGGTATCGCCGTTCAATTGATTATTATTCCGCCGATAGTCGCGGCTATCAAA
This is a stretch of genomic DNA from Candidatus Zixiibacteriota bacterium. It encodes these proteins:
- a CDS encoding ECF transporter S component codes for the protein MRPSAKFITQTALFIALGIVFPIVFHQFGLGGRIFLPMHIPVLLAGSICGISSGLLVGIICPGLSFLLTGMPPSYAVPLMTAELGFIGITAGLIFHKFKLNIYIALIAALIVGRLGFALALLGLSLFLDMPYGLPEYFGGAVITGIPGIAVQLIIIPPIVAAIKRRDGN